From Deinococcus planocerae, the proteins below share one genomic window:
- a CDS encoding PIG-L deacetylase family protein produces MRRRHVLITTAVLGAAGLAAWINLPAVGRVFDAGADRVAALPPTAPFRPGQRVLVLAPHPDDETLCCAGLIQQAQAAGARVFVAWATAGDGFEFDAVLTRRVLDPGPADMRALGDTRAAEARRAVALLGVPPERTFMLGYPDGGLFRLFTTQYAEPYTAPHTASGAVYVRGALTPGAPYTGRALEADLSRVLGRVRPDLVLAPAPQDFHADHRTLSYLAMRLMSARGQEARVRYWVVHGGLEWPLPKGLHAGLPLTLPPLAKTLPWARADLTPAQVARKRAAVDAYRTQTRVMGRFMHAFVRQNELLSAEPLPEERGADGLKVSPTSR; encoded by the coding sequence ATGCGCAGACGGCACGTTTTGATCACCACGGCAGTTCTCGGCGCGGCTGGCCTCGCGGCCTGGATCAACCTGCCCGCCGTGGGGCGGGTGTTCGACGCGGGGGCGGACCGGGTCGCGGCCCTGCCGCCCACGGCCCCCTTCCGCCCCGGCCAGCGGGTGCTGGTCCTCGCGCCGCACCCGGACGACGAGACGCTGTGCTGCGCGGGGCTGATCCAGCAGGCCCAGGCGGCCGGGGCGCGGGTGTTCGTGGCCTGGGCGACCGCCGGGGACGGCTTCGAGTTCGACGCGGTGCTGACCCGGCGGGTGCTGGACCCCGGCCCTGCGGACATGCGCGCCCTGGGGGACACCCGGGCGGCCGAGGCGCGGCGGGCCGTGGCGCTGCTGGGCGTGCCCCCGGAACGGACCTTCATGCTCGGGTACCCGGACGGCGGGCTCTTCCGGCTCTTCACCACCCAGTACGCGGAGCCCTACACCGCGCCACACACCGCGTCGGGCGCCGTGTACGTGCGGGGCGCCCTGACACCCGGCGCGCCGTACACCGGGCGGGCGCTGGAGGCCGATCTGTCGCGGGTGCTGGGCCGGGTCCGGCCGGACCTGGTGCTCGCCCCCGCCCCGCAGGACTTCCACGCCGACCACCGCACCCTCTCCTACCTCGCCATGCGGCTCATGAGCGCGCGGGGCCAGGAGGCGAGGGTGCGCTACTGGGTGGTGCACGGCGGCCTGGAGTGGCCGCTGCCCAAGGGCCTGCACGCGGGGCTGCCGCTGACCCTGCCGCCCCTGGCGAAGACCTTGCCGTGGGCCCGGGCGGACCTGACCCCCGCCCAGGTCGCGCGCAAGCGGGCGGCGGTGGACGCCTACCGCACCCAGACACGGGTGATGGGGCGTTTCATGCACGCCTTCGTGCGGCAGAACGAACTGCTCAGCGCGGAGCCCCTGCCGGAGGAGAGGGGGGCAGATGGTCTGAAGGTGAGTCCGACTTCAAGGTAG
- a CDS encoding winged helix-turn-helix domain-containing protein, translating to MKPPEIEDEARIGGAFPDRSATGHGLDLWPQGGHTPSFPARDTAEPWNSAPAVGGRSSPVQSSVFQERPSPPPPADRRSQTWRLPGGFVLDPGTRELSRDGARAALTRREFALLELLASQPGRVFTRAEIIADVWAGKARVQPRVIDVHVRAIRRKTGPQVIETSRCAGYRLGAVT from the coding sequence ATGAAGCCTCCGGAGATCGAGGACGAGGCCCGGATCGGCGGCGCGTTCCCGGACAGGTCGGCCACCGGCCACGGGCTGGACCTGTGGCCGCAGGGGGGCCACACGCCCTCCTTCCCGGCACGCGACACGGCTGAGCCCTGGAACAGCGCCCCGGCCGTGGGGGGGCGCTCCAGTCCGGTCCAGTCTTCCGTCTTCCAGGAACGGCCCTCCCCGCCGCCCCCGGCGGACCGGCGGTCCCAGACGTGGCGGCTGCCGGGTGGGTTCGTGCTTGACCCAGGGACCAGGGAGCTGTCCCGTGACGGCGCCCGGGCGGCGCTGACCCGCCGGGAATTCGCCCTGCTCGAACTGCTGGCGAGTCAACCCGGTCGCGTTTTCACGCGGGCCGAGATCATCGCGGACGTCTGGGCCGGGAAGGCCCGGGTTCAGCCCAGGGTGATCGACGTGCACGTCCGCGCCATCCGCCGCAAGACCGGGCCGCAGGTCATCGAGACGTCCCGCTGCGCCGGGTACCGGCTGGGGGCGGTCACGTGA
- a CDS encoding NRAMP family divalent metal transporter, with amino-acid sequence MSRTAPRRQTVSWRRLLGPGLITGASDDDPSGIATYSQVGAQFGSGLLWTMLFTFPLMAATQEISARIGRVTGRGLASNLREFAPAPLLYGVTALLVGANVINLGADLGAMGAALHLLIGGHAHLYTALLALLSVALLVFVPYSRYVRGLRWLTLALFTYVATVFVVRVPWSEALRATLLPHLSWNAASLQALVAVLGTTISPYLFFWQASQEVEDSRAEPGETRLRHRPDLAPAQFRRIRLDTLVGMGFSNLVAYFIILTAAVTLHASGQTHIATAAQAAQALRPVAGRLAFALFALGIVGTGLLAVPVLTGSAAFAVGEALRWPVGLARRPLEARGFYLVLGASALLGVGLNFTPVDPIRALVLAAVVNGVASAPVMAAMLLLASSRRVMGEFVLPPGLKVLGWIAALVMLTASVLMLATLGR; translated from the coding sequence GTGAGCCGGACCGCACCCCGCCGCCAGACGGTTTCCTGGCGGCGCCTGCTCGGGCCCGGCCTGATCACCGGGGCGTCGGACGACGATCCCAGCGGCATCGCCACCTACTCGCAGGTCGGGGCGCAGTTCGGCTCCGGCCTGCTGTGGACGATGCTGTTCACCTTCCCCCTGATGGCCGCCACCCAGGAGATCAGCGCGCGCATCGGGCGGGTCACCGGGCGGGGGCTGGCGAGCAACCTGCGCGAGTTCGCCCCGGCTCCGCTGCTGTACGGGGTCACGGCCCTGCTGGTGGGGGCGAACGTCATCAACCTGGGGGCCGACCTGGGCGCGATGGGAGCGGCCCTGCACCTCCTGATCGGCGGGCACGCGCACCTCTACACCGCGCTCCTCGCGCTGCTGTCGGTCGCGCTGCTGGTGTTCGTGCCGTACTCCCGGTACGTGCGGGGGCTGCGGTGGCTCACCCTGGCCCTGTTCACCTACGTCGCCACGGTGTTCGTGGTGCGGGTGCCGTGGAGTGAGGCGCTGCGGGCCACCCTCCTGCCCCACCTGAGCTGGAACGCGGCCAGCCTCCAGGCCCTGGTCGCGGTGCTCGGCACCACCATCAGCCCGTACCTCTTCTTCTGGCAGGCCTCGCAGGAGGTCGAGGACTCACGGGCCGAGCCCGGGGAGACGCGGCTGCGCCACCGCCCCGACCTCGCCCCCGCGCAGTTCCGGCGCATCCGGCTCGACACCCTGGTCGGCATGGGCTTCTCGAACCTGGTGGCCTACTTCATCATCCTGACGGCCGCCGTGACGCTCCACGCCTCGGGGCAGACCCACATCGCGACGGCGGCGCAGGCGGCACAGGCCCTGCGGCCCGTGGCGGGCCGCCTCGCCTTCGCCCTCTTCGCGCTCGGGATCGTCGGGACGGGCCTGCTCGCGGTGCCGGTGCTCACGGGCTCGGCCGCCTTCGCGGTGGGCGAGGCGCTGCGCTGGCCCGTCGGCCTGGCCCGGAGGCCCCTGGAGGCCCGGGGCTTCTACCTCGTCTTGGGCGCCTCGGCCCTGCTCGGGGTGGGGCTGAACTTCACGCCGGTCGACCCCATCCGCGCGCTGGTTCTCGCGGCGGTCGTCAACGGGGTGGCGAGCGCCCCGGTGATGGCGGCGATGCTGCTGCTGGCATCGAGCCGCCGGGTGATGGGCGAGTTCGTCCTGCCGCCCGGCCTGAAGGTCCTCGGCTGGATCGCCGCCCTGGTGATGCTCACGGCGAGCGTCCTGATGCTGGCGACCCTGGGCCGGTGA
- a CDS encoding phosphatase PAP2 family protein gives MTDSLTDLVRRAQPATLLRLFLGILLPLIVLGLIGEDVLEKERFAFETPAMLWLHGHAGGALTAFSVFMNYFGGPVVMGVVIVLLPTIFWFTRHRPQALFALLALGGAAGVQAIMKRIFQRPRPELWPRLVAETGASFPSGHSTVAAALAVLVVLLLWHTRLRWPALVLGAGYYALMALSRVVLGVHYPTDVLAGGLTSLVWVLGTYQILRGRLLPRNAGRA, from the coding sequence ATGACGGATTCCCTGACTGACCTGGTGAGGCGCGCGCAGCCGGCCACCCTGCTGCGCCTGTTTCTCGGCATCCTGCTGCCCCTCATCGTGCTGGGCTTGATCGGCGAGGACGTGCTCGAAAAGGAGCGTTTCGCCTTCGAGACGCCCGCCATGCTCTGGCTGCACGGGCACGCGGGCGGGGCGCTGACCGCCTTCAGCGTCTTCATGAACTACTTCGGGGGCCCGGTCGTGATGGGCGTGGTGATCGTGCTGCTCCCCACCATCTTCTGGTTCACCCGCCACCGGCCCCAGGCGCTGTTCGCCCTGCTGGCCCTGGGCGGCGCGGCGGGCGTGCAGGCCATCATGAAGCGCATCTTCCAGCGGCCCCGCCCCGAGCTGTGGCCGCGCCTGGTGGCGGAGACGGGCGCCTCGTTCCCGAGCGGGCACAGCACCGTCGCGGCGGCGCTCGCCGTCCTGGTGGTGCTCCTGCTGTGGCACACCCGCCTGCGCTGGCCGGCCCTGGTGCTTGGCGCGGGCTACTACGCCCTGATGGCCCTCTCGCGGGTCGTGCTGGGCGTGCACTACCCCACCGACGTGCTGGCCGGCGGCCTGACCTCGCTGGTGTGGGTTCTGGGCACGTACCAGATTCTGCGCGGGCGGCTCCTGCCGCGGAATGCGGGGCGAGCATGA